The following is a genomic window from Paenibacillus sp. FSL R5-0766.
AGCGAAGCGGAATACTCTGCCGAACAGGTGTGGTTCATGAGTGACTCACAATCCTCCGCAATGGAGGCTGCATATGAGCAGGCTGGTGTGACTTACTCTATTGTACCTGAACATATCTTTGTATTTGGACTGTCTGAAGATCCAAAACCGGAAGGAGACATTGCTCCGGGCGATATCATTCTGGGAGTGAACGGAACAGCTACGCCGGATAATACGGTGCTTTCTGCCCAGTTAAAAGATAAAAAGGTCGGAGATACGGTTGAAATGCAACTGGAACGTGGTGGAGAGACCATTAGCCGGGACGTGAAACTGATTCAGGTAAAAGACAGTAAAACGGGTGAAAACCGCCCGGGACTCGGAGTAATGATCGGTGCGGTTCAGAAGGTGAAAGCTGAAGACCCGAACAAACAGATCTCTTTCACAGATACTCAGGTTGGTGGTCCGTCTGCCGGCTTGATGTTTACGTTGGAGATCTATAACCAGTTAACACCTGGAGATCTGACCAAGGGGCATCGAATTGCGGGTACAGGTACCATTACCAAGGAGGGTGTGGTGGGTGCCATTGGTGGTGTAGTGCACAAGATTGTAGCCGCTGACCGAAAAGAAGCGGAGATCTTCTTTGTACCTAAGGATAACTATAAGGAAGCAGCAGCCAAGGCTGAACAGATTGGCACCAAAATGAAACTTGTGCCTGTGAGCACGGTGGATGATGCGCTGGCTTATTTGAAAACCTTGTCCGTGAAATCATAGGTTATCATCGGGCGGGAAGAGATCGAGCCAACGTTGAACCGGATGGATAAAGAACGGATAAAATCGGAACAATTGATTACAATGGAATGAAGTGTGATCAAGTGATTTGAGAAGATCAACAGAAGTTAATAAGGAAATCCCCTTGTTGCGAGGTGCCTGAGTGGCGCGCAGCAAGGGGATTTTTTAAAATTGAATAGTTGAGTGTCGAATAGTGGATATCAATGATCTGTTTGATGATGGAATAAAAAGCTCCATAGAGATGAAGCCTTATGGTCAAAAGCGGATTACAGTCTCACAGGCGACTCATAGTAGTCACTGAACATCCTCCGTGTGTCCTTATGCTCGCAAGCGAGCCCATACGCAACCTGAGCTTGTATATCCAGTTCAAGTTGATTGTGTGTGAACGTCGACGGTTTCAGTACAACAGGAAGCGATGCAGTCTTCTTCATTTGTTTAAGCAGGCTCTGCCCTTGAGCATTAAATCCGAGGACTCGGAGATATCCGGGTCCGGCAGCCAATTGCTCTGGTGAACACTCGGCTTTGGTGTGATTCAGGAGCAGGTGTGCGAGCATACGCTGGAGCTTGGTGCGTGTGTATCGTTTGGTCTTCAGTGCATTCAGGAGTGTTTCGACTGAAGGCTCCGGGAGCTGAGCGAGTGCACGGCTCAGCCGGTGTTCCAGGCCTTCCGTGACTTCGGCGATGCGTTCCAGCTCGGAGGCACGTCGGGTGGCCGCAAGGTGCAACAGCGGCTGTGCAAAGCGCTCCCAGTGTAGGGGAGCGCGCCCTTCCTGCCATTCGCGATGCAGAATGGCAAGGGTTGCCGCCGGCACGTATGGTGCGGCGGCGTTGGGTCCGTCCGCCATCAGCAGGCGGCGGACGGCTGTTGCACTGGCGATCGCCCCCGGCCCGGGCGTCGCCTCATGATACGCGGCACCGGTACGCGCCGCCGTAAAGGGCTGGATCGCGCTGCCAAGTCGTTGCAGCGCGATCAGGTAGTGCAGCCCAAGCGAATTGTTGGGCTGCTCCAGCAGTGCAGCGGCGTCGTGAGCCTCGACGCCGCCGGGCGCCAGTGCCGCCGCCGCGCCTGCGTACGCGGCGGGGTAGCTGGCGCCTTCCCGCAGGCGGCGCGCGATGTCCTCGCGCATCCCTGCGGGCTCCACAGCCAGCACGCGCGCAATGCGCTGCAGGCTGTCCAGGTCGCCAGACTCGCTGCCAAAGCAGAGCGAGTCCACAATGCCGGTGCGGTGCAGCAGCGAGACCGCACCGAAGGCAAACCACTCGGCCGGTTGGACCGCGTACGCAACCGGCAGTTCAAGCACGAGATCCGCGCCTGCGTGCAGCGCCATCTCGGTGCGTGCCCTTTTACCGACGATGGCGGGTTCGCCACGCTGGAGAAAAGGGCCGCTCATGACCGCAACAACGGCGTCTGCGCCGCTTAGCCGCCGAGCTTCCTGCAAATGATAGACATGCCCATTGTGCAAGGGGTTATATTCAACAATGACGCCTACGGCTTTCATGATTAGACGTACTCCTTTCGATTGGATAACCGAGTATGTATAACATCCATTCCATCATAGGGGATGTCATGTATTAGATCAAATCATGCACCAATCAAGACAAGAAAAAGGCACAAATCCAACATCAACGGATGTCAGACTGTGTGCCTGCAAATCTATTGTATAGTACACATTTTGATATTCGGCGAACGACCTCTTCACCTTGATAAATCAGCAGGATAGGACACGTACCCATACACTTATACATCTAGAAAGGAGTTAGGCTAATCACATTTCACAACGTTTTAGACACTTTCCGGCGCGGGAGACAGACTTGCTTTCGGCCCGAAAAATTCATAATGAATGTTGTCCGCTGCAACACCAAGCGCCTGAAGCTCCGAATACACTGCCCACATGAACGAAACGGGTCCGCACAGATAATAAGTGGAATCCAGTTCATCGATCACTTGACGAAGCCAGGCCGCATCCATATAACCTTCCTTATGAAAATACTCATTTTCACGATCAGCATCCTCAGGTTGAGTATAACAATAATAAGCTTTAACGCCCTGATTAAGTTCGACCAGACTGTTCACATGATCACGGAACGCGTGCGATTGACCATTGGGACTTGCATGCAAAAATGTAATGGGGCGATTTTCATTCAAGTTAACCAGCGTATTTAACATGCTGATCATGGGCGTTAGACCCACACCACCACTCAGGAGAACAACAGGCCGTTTATCGTCTGCATTCAGCGTGAAGTCGCCAGCAGGAGCGGATAGTTCCACCTGACTGCCTTCTTCAATGTGATCATGTAGATACGTCGAGATAACTCCGTCAGGGCGCTCTAACACACCTCGCTCACGCTTAACGGAAATGCGATAGTATGGTTTACCCGGGGCATCTGAAAGGCTATACTGACGAATCTGAGTAAATGACTGTGCCTCTGGCTGAATTTTGATGCTGATGTATTGTCCTGGTTCATAGCTGGCAATAGGCTTACCATCGTCTGGAACGAGATAAAAGGACGTGATGACTTCGCTTTCCTGCACTTTCTTGGCAACTTTGAATGTCCGGAACCCTTCCCAGCCACCCGTTTGGTTTTCCGCTTCCGTATACATATCCTGTTCGATCCCGATAAAGGCATTTGCAATGACATTGTAGGCTTCGCCCCACGCGGTGATAATTTCATCCGTTGCCGCATCTCCAAGCACATCTTTGATGGCTTGAAGCAGATAGGTGCCGACAATCGCATATTGCTCGGGAACGATACCCAGGCTGCGATGTTTATGTGCAACTTGCCGGACGGCAGGCAGGATGGAGGACAGATTATCGATATGAAGGGCGGCGGTGTACACCATATTGGCGAGGGCGGCTTGCTGCCGTCCCTGTTTCTGATTTGCATGATTGAAAATATTCAGCAGTTCCGGATGAGCTGTGAACATCGTTTCGTAGAAGTGGCGTGTGATCGCTTCGCCGTGGACTTCAAGTACGGGGACTGTAGATTTAATGACTCTAATCGTGTGCTCACTTAACATATATTTTCCCTCCCGATATGATATGAAATAGTTGGATAATAAATCGGTCATGGAGCTGATCGTGCTTCGGTTTATAGTAAGTATAGATAGGGAGCAAATAGGTCTGTGTGATATAGATCACACTAAACGTTAACGAAATGTGACCGGTGTTTGCAAGGAACTACAATTAAAATGACGACTTGTAGTTTATCTTGAAGTGAGTCTATAATAGACCAGATGGAGTAAACGGTTCTGAGCCATTGGTTTTAAAAAGGGTGTAAAGTTAAAAGTGTTGACAAACGTCTTGAAAAATCGGTATAATGATTTTTGTTTGTTAAGTCAATTTCATAATACTTTTAACGATGAAGCGTCAGAATACATACAGTCAGGATTTACTGCTTTACAAAAGAAGGCTTGACCTGTATAACTGTCGTGATACGTTTGATACGAATTATGAAATTGGTTTCGTTTGGAGTGATGGAAATGTTAATGCCATTTCGCAAAGTGGCTACCAGTGATGGCCCGCTGAAGTTTAACGAACAGTGGGATATCAAGGAACTGGTTTCTAACCGACAAGATATCACAGCCGTTACCCCGCTGACTGCGGATTTATCTGCAGAATTCAGAGAAGGTGACGTTGTGGATGTTCATGGCAAGCTGACCATAGGAGTGGACATGTTGTGCTCCCGTTGTCTCAAGCCGATCAATGAACATTTTCATATTGATTTTCATGAGCAATTCAAGCAGGGAAAACAGCCAGAGGACTTACACGAAGACGATGATACGCTCTATGTGGATGGAGATAGCGTTGATCTGAAGGGTTATGCCGAGGAAGCTTTTCTGCTGGATCTTCCGTTTATACCGCTATGCAGCGATACATGCAAAGGGTTATGCCCCAAGTGTGGCCATGAGCTGAACGAAGGTGACTGCGGTTGTGATAACCAGGTTATCGATCCGCGGCTTGCAGGGCTCAAGGATTTTTTTAAATGAGCATGATTGAAAATCGAACATTGTAACAACTACCTGCAAAGGTTGATTTTGATAAGGAGGTGGGAATAATGGCAGTACCTCAACGGAGAACGTCCAAGACGCGTCGCGACAAACGTCGCACTCACTTTAAATTGGCTGTACCGGGCATGGTGAAATGTGAACAATGTGGCGAACTTAAACTTAGTCACCACGTGTGCAAAGTGTGCGGAACGTACAAAGCAAGAGAGATCATCTCTCAATAATAGTTGGACATCAAGTAGCACTTCATTTCGATGAGGTGCTACTTTTTTTGGATTAGAGGGTGGCTATAGAGGAAGTTGGCAGGCATGAAATCCGTGCTTCACAGGGGTGTATTGTTTTTGTTAGGCCAGTCTTTCTTTTTGACACGGGATGAGATATACTATAGTTTAGTACCAGGTTCTAAGATTTGACGTTACATATAGATGAACCATAATCCGTTTGAGAACGACCCTGGTGACCAGGGATGCAACTATAGAAGCAACAGGAAAGAATGGTTGAACTGGCCGGACGGGACGGTTCCGTAAACGATACAGCGGGGGGTGTCAGGCATCGAACGTGTACCGAAGAGACAGAGGCAACAGCAGTTAACCAAAATGATAGAAGAGAACCCGTTTGTCACGGATCAGGAACTTACACGCCAATTGAAGGTGAGTATTCAGACGATTCGTCTTGACAGGCTGGAACTTGGAATACCTGAACTTCGGGAACGCATGAAATTGATGGCAGAGCTCTCGTATGATCAGGTACGCTCGTTGCCCTTGCATGAGATTATCGGTGATATTGTGGATCTACAACTCGATAAGAGCGGGATTTCCCTGTTTGAGATTAAGGAAGAACACGTATTTTCCAGAACAGGGATTGCACGTGGGCACTATGTCTTTGCACAGGCTAACTCCTTGGCTGTAGCAATTATTAATGATGAGATCGCGTTGACTGCATCAGCAGACATTCGCTTTGTTCGTTCGGTTCATTTGGGAGAGAAATGCATTGCAAAGGCTTATGTGAGATCGATTCCGGGTCAAAAGGGCAAAGCCAAAGTGGAAGTATTCACTTATGTAGGTGAAGAAATGGTGTTTCAAGGCAACTTTGTAATCTACCATTCAGGTGGAGAAGACAGCGGAGAAGGAGGTCATTTGGAATGAAAATCGTCATTGATGCCATGGGAGGCGACAATGCACCTGCATCAACGGTAGAAGGTGCGATTGCCGCAGCCACTGAGTGGGCGGATACACAGATCGTCCTGATCGGCGATGAAGCCAAGCTGGAGCCTCTTTTGAGTCAGTCAGGTGTGAGACCTGCCAATCTTACGGTCCGGCACGCTTCCGAAGTTATTGGCTCGGATGATGAACCCGTCAAAGCAGTGCGTCGCAAGAAGGATGCCTCCATGGTGGTCGCAGGTCGCATGCTGAAAGAGGGCGAAGCGGACGCGATGATCTCGGCGGGCAATACCGGAGCGCTGATGACAGCGGGATTGCTTGTTGTAGGTCGCATGGAAGGTATTGAACGTCCGGCGCTTGCGCCTATGATTCCAACAATTGATGATGTAGGTGTACTTGCGCTGGATCTGGGAGCGAATATGGATGCCAAACCGGAGCACCTTGCACAATATGGCCTGATGGGCAGTTTGTATAGGCAAAAAGTACAGGGCATTGAGTCCCCACGAGTGGGCTTGCTCAATGTAGGAACAGAGCCAGGCAAGGGAAATGAGTTAACCAAACATGCATATCCTTTACTGGAACAACTCCCAATTCGGTTTGTCGGTAATGTTGAGGCACGTGATGTGCTGACTGGTGCTTGCGATGTGCTTGTATGTGACGGTTTTGCAGGGAATATCCTGCTGAAGTCGCTTGAAGGCACAGCAGGTGCCATTTTCGCCTTGCTTAAGGAACAATTTTCATCTTCTCTTAAAAGTAAACTGGCTGCGGCTGTACTGATGCCTGAGCTGCGTGGTTTGAAACGAAAGCTGGATTATACGGAGCATGGCGGAGCGCCACTTCTTGGTTTGAGTAGACTGGTTGTGAAAAGTCATGGATCTGCTGATGGCAATGCCATCAAAAATGCTGTGCGCCAGGCTCGGATTGCAGTGCAGAATCAGCTGGTAGAGAGCATATCTAAGGAAATTAGCGGGAAGTGAGTGACGATATGAATAATTTGCGCCCAGTAGGGGTTATTGGTACAGGGAAATATGTGCCTGAGAAAATTTTGACAAATAGCGATCTGGAGAAAATGGTCGATACCAATGACGAGTGGATCGTCAGTCGTACAGGAATCAAAGAGCGTCACATCGCTGCACCCGATCAGGCAACTTCTGATCTGGCATACGAAGCGGCTATTAAAGCCCTTGAATCTGCAGGCATGACAGGCAGTGATCTAGACCTGATTATTGTTGCAACCATTACCCCGGATTCTTCGTTCCCATCGACAGCCTGCATCTTGCAGGACAAATTGGGTGCAAAAGGTGCCGCGGCGTTTGATCTGTCGGCTGCTTGTTCCGGATTTGTATACGGTTTGGCTAGTGCTACGAGCTTCATCCAAAGCGGTATGTACAACAATGCACTTGTTATTGGTGCGGACTGCTTGTCTCGTATTACGGATTATACAGACCGTAACACATGTGTCCTCTTTGGTGATGGAGCAGGCGCGGTAGTCGTTGGTGAAGTTCCGGAAGGTCGCGGATTCAAAGCATTCGATCTCGGTGCCGAAGGTTCTGGCGGTAGTCTTCTTCAGATGGAAGGCGGCGGTTCCCGTCTGCCTGCTTCCGCAGAGACCGTTGAAAATAAAAAACATTACATCTACATGAACGGTCGTGAAGTGTTCAAGTTTGCGGTACGTGTCATGGGGACGGCTACCATTGAGGTATTACGCAAGGCTGGTATGGAGCGTACGGATGTGGATCTGTTTGTTCCTCACCAAGCGAATATTCGGATTATCCAATCTGCGATGCAACGACTTGAACTTCCTGAAGAAAAGGTTGTAGTCAACGTGGATAAGTATGCAAACACATCAGCTGCTTCCATCCCGCTTGCTCTGGTAGAAGCTGCGGAGGAAGGTCGCATGAAAGCCGGAGATACCGTCCTGATGGTTGGATTCGGTGGCGGTTTGACATGGGGTGCATCGGTACTCGTTTGGTAAAATAGACATCTGGGAGATGAATGAGATGGGTAAAATAGCATTTGTATTTCCCGGACAGGGATCACAGGCTGTAGGCATGGCTAAGGACGCGTATGAGTCTGTGCCTGCGGCAACCGAAATTTTTCGCACAGCAGATGAAACATTGGGTTTCTCGCTGAGCAACCTTGTATTTGAAGGACCGGAGACCGAGTTGAAACAGACATCAAATACACAACCGGCTCTGTTGACAGCAAGTATTGCCTTGCTTGAAGCTTTCAAAGAAAAAGGAATTCAGCCTGACTATACGGCTGGACACAGCCTGGGAGAATACAGTGCACTGGTGGCAGCGGGCGTTCTTTCGTTTGCTGACGCAGTGAGCACTGTGCGGGCACGTGGTCAGTATATGGAACAGGCAGTACCGGGTGGACAAGGAGCGATGGCTGCTGTGTTGGGTGCGGATCGGGAAGCGCTGGGGGTGCTTTGCCGTGACGTATCTGAAAGTGGTCATGCGGTTGAACTTGCCAACATGAATTGTCCGGGACAAATCGTCATTTCTGGTGTGAAAGAAGGCGTAGCTGCTGTCTCGGAACGAGTGAAGGAAGCAGGCGGTAAACGCGCCATTGCATTGGAAGTAAGCGGTCCGTTCCACTCTTCATTGATGAAGGGTGCAGCTGAGAAGCTGGCAGAGAAACTGAAAAACGTTACGTTCTCACCGGCAACGGTCCCTGTAGTCGTTAATGTGACTGCAAGACCTGCAGAGGATGGACAGGTTCAGGATTTGTTGACAGCTCAGGTCTATTCTCCTGTATTATGGGAAGACAGTGTGACATGGCTTATTGAGCAAGGCGTGGATACGTTCATCGAGATTGGATCTGGCAGTGTATTGACCGGTTTGATTAAAAAAACAGATAAAACCGTAAAATTGTACAATGTGAACAGTCTTGAAACGCTCGAAGTAACGGCAAGTGCGTTGAAGTGATTAGCAGGGATTAGATTTGGGGAAAGGAGGAATGATTATGTCTAAACCATTAGAAGGTAAAAATGCACTCGTTACCGGGGCATCCCGGGGCATTGGGCGCAGTATTGCACTGGCACTTGCAGAAGCTGGAGCGAACGTAGCCGTGAATTATGCGGGTAGTCAAGCGGCAGCGGAGGAAGTGGCGGAAGCAATTCGTGCCAAAGGAGTCAAGGCGATTACACTTCAAGCCAATGTTGGCCTGATGGATGAAGCTGAACAAATGGTCAAAGCTACACTCGAAGCATGGGGCAACGTTGATATTCTGGTGAACAATGCCGGTATTACCCGTGATAATCTGATCATGCGTATGAAAGAGGAAGAATTCGATCAGGTTATTGAAACCAATCTCAAAGGTGTGTTTAACTGCCTTAAGGCGGTTACACGTCCAATGATGAAACAACGGTCGGGAAGAATTATCAATATCTCCTCGGTTGTAGGTGTGCTCGGTAATGCTGGACAAGCAAACTATGTTGCTGCCAAAGCAGGCGTCATTGGCCTGACAAAGGCATCTGCTCGTGAACTGGCTTCTCGTGGAATCACAGTTAACTGTGTTGCACCAGGTTTCATTGAGACAGATATGACAAAAGAGTTGTCCCAGGAGCTGGTGGACGGTATGCTAAGTGGTATTCCGTTGTCCCGTTTGGGTCAGCCGGATGAAATCGCCGGTGTAGTCACGTTCCTGGCTTCACAGGCTTCATCTTATATGACAGGGCAGACGCTGCATGTCGATGGTGGCATGTACATGTAATTCTTCCCGGACTTGAACAATAGTCGGGGAACAGGCGCTGGACGATCCGAAATGCCGGAAAAAGGCCGGGTTCCCCGGCCGGGAGCCGCATATGTCTTCTATGGCATTTTGCCTGCGATTCTCGTATAATACCAAAGAAGGAGGTGAACCGGATGTCCGATGTATTGGAGCGTGTAAAACGCATCGTCGTCGACCGCTTGGGCGCAGACGAAGCTGAAGTTACACTTGAAGCATCTTTCAAAGAAGATTTGGGTGCTGATTCTTTGGATGTAGTGGAATTGGTCATGGAATTGGAAGATGAATTTGATTTGGAAATCTCTGATGAAGATGCAGAAAAAATCACGACCGTAGGTGAAGTTGTAAACTACATACAATCTCATACCTAAAGTCATTTTTAGTCCCGCACATGTTTTCGAACAGGCGGGACTTCTCATCATTCATTGGTTTTTCTCATTCCGCAAGCAACTCTACTCAAGCAGGCCTGTCTTGGTTGAATAGATGTCTGTTTGCGGATATTCCCACAAAATACTTGCGTAATGCAGTCGATATAGAGGTGACTCGGTTTGAAACAAAGAGTAGTAATTACCGGAATGGGCGTAATGACATCGCTCGGAAAAGATTTGGAAACGTTCTGGGGCAGTTTAATGGCAGGAAAGTCCGGAATTTCTCAGATTGAGGCGTTTGATGTTAGTGAATACACGACACAGATTGCAGCCGAGATCAAGAATTTCAACCCGGAAGAATATATGGATCGCAAGGATGCGCGCAAAATGGATCGTTTTGTACAGTTCGCTGTGGCAGCCGGCTTCAAAGCCGTTGAAGACAGTGGTCTGAAAATTAACGAGAATATTGATGCAGAGCGTTTCGGTGTATCCATCGGATCAGGAATTGGTGGATTGGGTACGTGGGAGGACCAACATAATGCATTGTTGCAAAAAGGTCCAAAACGGGTAAGTCCATTCTTTATTCCCATGATGATCTCCAACATGGCTTCAGGCCAAATGTCCATTTCTCTTGGTGCCAAAGGTCCTAACATTAACGTTGTTACGGCTTGTGCAACAGGTACACACTCCATCGGAGATTCCTTCAAGCTGATTGCGAATGGTGATGCAGATGCCATGATCTGTGGTGGTGCGGAAGCAACAATCAGACCTACGGGTCTTGCAGGGTTCTGTGCGATGCGCGCAATGTCTACACGTAATGATGATCCTGCGAAGTCCAGCCGTCCTTTTGATACAGAACGTGATGGTTTTGTTATGGGCGAAGGCGCTGGTGTTCTGATTCTGGAATCCCTGGAGCATGCTCAAAAACGTGGTGCACGCATTTATGGTGAAGTGATCGGTTACGGTCTGACAGGTGATGCACATCACATGACAGAACCAGATCCGGACGGAGCAGCACGTTGTATGAAGATGGCACTTCGTAATGCGGGTATTGAGCCTGAAGAAGTGGACTACATTAATGCACACGGAACTTCGACGCCTGTAGGCGACAGATCCGAAACGCTTGCAATCAAAAAGGCGTTTGGTGATCATGCGTACAAGCTCGCCGTGAGTTCCACTAAATCCATGACGGGCCACATGCTTGGCGCTGCTGGTGGTGTAGAAGCGGTTATCTGCGGATTGTCACTGACACATCAGACACTGGCTCCAACGATTAACCTGGAAAATCAGGACCCGGAATGTGATCTGGATTATGTACCAAATGTTCCACGTCAAACCAAAGTTAATATTGCCATGTCCAATTCATTTGGATTCGGCGGTCACAATGCCACCATTATTCTCAAAAAATTTGAAGCATAAGGGGCTAGTTCGTTTGAGTGAAGATCTGAAGCAGTTACAACATAAACTTCAAATCAAATTTGACAACAGGCAGCTTTTAAAACAAGCGTTTACCCATGCTTCTTATGTAAACGAACACCGGTTCAGTCAGCATCAGGACAACGAGCGTCTGGAGTTTCTGGGCGATGCCGTGCTGGAACTGACTGTATCGGAATACTTGTATCATTTGTATCCTAACCGTCCGGAAGGTGAATTAACTAAGCTGCGGGCATCCATTGTCTGTGAGCCTTCCCTCGTCAAATTTGCTGAAGCGTTGGGTTTTGGGCAGTATGTACTTCTTGGTAAAGGTGAGGAACTAACTGGAGGACGAACACGGCCGGCTCTGCTGGCAGATGTGTTTGAATCTTTCATTGGTGCATTGTATCTGGATCAGGGGCTTGCGCCTGTTCGGACATTTCTTGATCAGCATGTCTTCCCATTAATTGTATTGGGCAGCAAGCTGCAAATGAGTGATTACAAAACGGAACTGC
Proteins encoded in this region:
- the fabF gene encoding beta-ketoacyl-ACP synthase II codes for the protein MKQRVVITGMGVMTSLGKDLETFWGSLMAGKSGISQIEAFDVSEYTTQIAAEIKNFNPEEYMDRKDARKMDRFVQFAVAAGFKAVEDSGLKINENIDAERFGVSIGSGIGGLGTWEDQHNALLQKGPKRVSPFFIPMMISNMASGQMSISLGAKGPNINVVTACATGTHSIGDSFKLIANGDADAMICGGAEATIRPTGLAGFCAMRAMSTRNDDPAKSSRPFDTERDGFVMGEGAGVLILESLEHAQKRGARIYGEVIGYGLTGDAHHMTEPDPDGAARCMKMALRNAGIEPEEVDYINAHGTSTPVGDRSETLAIKKAFGDHAYKLAVSSTKSMTGHMLGAAGGVEAVICGLSLTHQTLAPTINLENQDPECDLDYVPNVPRQTKVNIAMSNSFGFGGHNATIILKKFEA
- the rnc gene encoding ribonuclease III; translated protein: MSEDLKQLQHKLQIKFDNRQLLKQAFTHASYVNEHRFSQHQDNERLEFLGDAVLELTVSEYLYHLYPNRPEGELTKLRASIVCEPSLVKFAEALGFGQYVLLGKGEELTGGRTRPALLADVFESFIGALYLDQGLAPVRTFLDQHVFPLIVLGSKLQMSDYKTELQELTQHHNMGALEYRIVEERGPAHEREFVSEVHMGQERLGRGTGRSKKEAEQQAASAALDRLKLPEAGA